TTATCAAAGGTGATGTGAGTTTAGAAGTTGTAAGTACTGAATATTCAGGAATGATTGAAGAGGGTAAACGACTTCGTGAATACGGAGACAATGTTGTAGTTAAAGTTCCCATGACTCCTGATGGACTAAAAGCATGTAAGTCACTTTCATCTGAAGGAATTCCTGTTAATGTTACATTGATCTTTTCTGCAAATCAGGCTTTACTTGCAGCAAAATCTGGTGCAAAATATGTTAGTCCGTTCATTGGAAGATTGGATGATGTTGGTCAAGATGGAATGAATCTAATTAAAGAAATTAAAGAAATTTTTAAGAATTATCCTAATCTTAAAACTCAGATACTTGTTGCAAGTGTTCGTCATCCAGTACATGTAATCGATGCTGCAAAAATTGGAGCAGATGTAGTAACTTTACCTCCAGCAGTACTGGATAAGATGTTGCAACATCCATTGACAAAAATTGGTTTGGAAAACTTTCTTGCAGATTGGGAAAAACTCAAAGCTGGAAATCCTGACATTGAAATCTAATAAAATTAGATAAAAGCATCTGAGGAAAAATCTAAAAATGAAAAATTGAGGCTTTGTTATTCTGAACCTTTGTTTCTACTCTTTCTTGAACTAGTTCCTCTACCTGTGACTCTAGTTCTTCCTTCTGTTGAAGGTCTTGCTTTTGGATCAGGCATATCTCCTAACTTTCTTGAACCCGTTCCTCTACCTGTATGAACCATTCTGTTTGCTGCTGCTTTTTTTCTTGCTTCTTGGATTTTCCTGTATTGATCTCCTGACCATTTAGTAGGATCGTCGTCAACTTCAATGGTTCCTGTGCCTCGCCCAGTTCGTATTCTGATTTTCCCCATAATTTAGTTTAAAACATCTCATATTTATCTAAGCTTCTTTTTTCAGACCTGTGCATATTTTTCATTATTGGTTGATATTTTTCTAACAAGTTTCATATATTTTCGAATAAAATATTATGATGCATAGAACATAATTTTTGTTGATTACGAAAAGAATACTATATTTTATAATTCCGGTATTTGCATTTGTAGTAATTTTGTCTAATGCTTTTTTTGGGCATTTGATCTATAACTCTCCTTATGATCAGGATATTAACAAATATTCCATCTATGTTCATCTGCAAGACGAATGGAATAGTTATCCTGGAAATATTCTCTTTGATATTACTAATGTTTGGTCCAATTCAAATCCTCCTCAAAAAAACTATTCTGCAGATCCTTCAGATGTCTCTTCCCTTATACAATACAATTCCAATGAATTACAATCCCAACATGAAAAATCCTATGTTGAACTAAAACATGAATTTAGTAATTGTGAATCAAGTTGGAAACCTATGCTCTATAGATACGCTATTGACATTCTTCGTAATAAAATTCAATTTGCTCAAGGAAATCAACTAAATGATGATCCATATATCTCAATTTTACCAAATACGCCACTTGAAAATCAAATAGAAACTGCATCATATGCTCAATTTATCCCTCTTTGTACTAGTCAAGAATACACATCTTACGAATATTCTGTATCGACTAATGACCAAAATCTTTGGTTTCATGTTTACTTTGTACCTTCTAAAGAACAACTTGATAGTTATCTGAATTCTGAAAATTTTGATTATTATCTTGATGAAGGATGCTCTGCAAATTTTTATCAAAGTTTTAGCGGAGTTTGTGAAAATGTTGGAAAGGATTCTGGTCTTTTAGTAATAATTCCTGATATTTTGAATCAATCTTTGACTAAGGTTAAAGTAAATCTACATGAAAAAATCTGAAATGATTTAATTTTAGCTACTTATCCAGCCTAACTTTCTAAAATATGCAAACATCAGAATTGCTGGAATTGCTGATGCGAGTATGACTATTATGAATGTTGTAAAAGGACCTAGAAACATAGGGTTGTCTCCAATTCCACCTGGCAAGTTTACGTTCATTCCATAAAATGTACCAATTACTGTAGCTGGAATCGCTAATGTGAAAATAATCGTTAATACTCCTAACACTTTGTTTGTTTTTTCAGTGCTTAAAACAAAGTCTGTATCTTTGTAAATTTCCATAGTTTCTCTTGATTCTTCTAATGTTTCAATTACCTTGTCTATGTGATCAATTACATCATCAAAATACAATGTAAGTTCCTCGATCTCTCTGTCTGAATATCTGTCAATATTCTTTGCAATTTCTAATACAAATTTCTTTAACGGGTTGGCTATTCTTCTCAATCTGTTGATTTCTCTTCTTAATAATGAAATACTTCTTGCTACGGATTTTCTTTCATCAAATACTCTGTCTTCCATCTCATCTAGATTTGCAATAATTTTTCTAGATGTATGTAAAAGATCATCTACTAACACATCTATTATTTCATGAAGTAAATGTCCTGGGGACTTTCCTAAAAGTCTCCTTTTTCTTTCTAGATCTGAATCACTAATACATAACTCCACTAATTCAACTAGTGGATTTAGATCTCCCTGATGTACAGTGATTAGAAAGTCTTTGCCTACAAAAATGGATAATTGACTGTTTTTAGATATTCCTACTTTTTGTGAAAGTGGTGGAAAATGTAAAATTACAAAGAAATGATTATCATAACTGTCTAGTTTTGGAAGTTCAAATTTTGTCAAACAGTCTTCCACATTAAGTGTATTTAGATTGTGATCTTTTGCAATTTGTTCCATATGTCCTCTATCTGGATTCTGAAGATCTAGCCAAGTAAATTTTCCTCCTTGGATTTTCTCCATTTTTCTTGCATTGACATCCTCTTCTTGGGGTCTTTTTCCTGTTCGCAATTTTTTGGTGATGAATCCTTTTTTCAAGTTGAAAAACACCCTAATACAACAAATTTAAAGCGATCGGCTTTATTTTGTTGAAAAACTAACACTTGGCTGCAAACAAGAAATGTTTTAAAATTGAGCCTCTACTTGAATGGAAGTAAATAGTTCATTCCAACCCATGTTAATCCAATTGCTATTGCCATTGCGACCCACCATAATCTCATACTACAAATTTTACCTAGTCAATAATAAATCTACAGTCTAATTACCAGCTAAAAGATTATTACAGGATAAACAAAGTTTCTTCCTTGTGGCCTTCGTAGTACAGTGGTTAGTATAGAGGATTGTGGATCCTCGGACAGGAGTTCGATTCCCCTCGAGGGCCTACATCATTAACCTTAATTCCCCCAAGAGGTTATGATATGGCCAGATTGAAACAAAACGCCGGCCCATCTATGGATCTTTACAAGCTTGACAGGCAGTTGGATCGGATCTGGGGCCAGATAAGATCAGAACTATCAAAACAAGACACCAAGCTGTTAGATGATTATGATACTGAGATGGTAAATGTCGGATTGGGCAAGGCAACAAGGCTCAAGCATTTGAAGGTACTTCTCTCATTATCAAGACGAACCATCAAAAACTGGAACAAGATGACCGTAAATGACATCTCAAGTCTTGTCAAGAAAATAATGGATACGTACGGCGATGCAAACGGAGCTGAAACTGAATCATCACGAGACTTTAAGAAAGTTCTAAAGATATTTTTTAGGTGGCACAAGCTTGGCTCACGCGAATACAAAGAAGTTGGCGACCCTCCAGAGACTGCACGGATTCGATTAAAAAAACCAAAAGACAAGATTGCAAGAGAAAACCTGCTAGATGAAGATGACAGGACAAGACTTCTTCATGCATGCGGCGAGAACCTGCGAGACAAGGCATTTATCGATGTCCACTCTGAAGCCGGTACAAGGCCTGGCGAGATTCTTTCATTACGTCTTGGACATGTAAAGTTTGATGAGTATGGAGCAATAATTCATGTGGATGGCAAGACCGGAGCAAGACCCATACGACTGGTAACGTCAACGCCAAATCTTTCTGCTTGGATAAATTCTCATCCACTAAGAGATGATCCTGAAGCTCCCTTGTGGATTTTATTGGACAAGGATAACTATGGTAATCCCATGACATATCCTGCAGCTACTGAAATGATCTCAAGACGATGCAAAATAGCTCACATTACAAAAAGGGTCAACCTCAAACTGTTTCGACATTCTGAGGCCACTGCCACTGCAAAGTTTTTGACAGAATCAGAGATGAGAAAAAGACACGGATGGACAAACAGCTCCAACATGACCTCAAAGTATGTTCATTTAGTAGACTCTGATGTAGAGGAGAAGATCCTGTCACATTACGGTATAATTAAAAAAGATGATGACCAAAACGACCTGCCAAAAACCTGTCATATTTGTGAGACCCGCAACTCTTCTCACTCTGTGACATGCTCAAAATGTGGAAGGCCATTGAACCTCAAAACCGCACTAGAACTTGATGTACGGGAACAAAAGATTGATGAAAAACTTGAATCATTGTCAAAGACAGTTGAGGAAAACAAACTAGTGATGATGCATTTTTCCAAGTTATTTGCATCTTCTCCTCCCAAGTTTCCAAACAATGATGAAGGCTATCTTATATCCCAGGTTTTAAAATTCATGGGTTACGAAGAGATACACAAAAAAGCTGAAGAAAAACTGGCAACACTATACCCATACCCATACCCATCATAAAGTTATTTCCATAAACTACATGCAAAATCCAAACAGATGAATCAAAAATTACCTTTAATGGATCTTTTTTGCGGATTGGGAGCAAAAGACTTTATCGATAATCAGTAAAAACAGTATCCCCCCGTTTTATTCGTAAATTTATGACGCTTTGTCGTAATGCTTAAGAAAATAAGATCATGAGAAAACAGTATGACTAAATCAATCTTTGATTATATCTCTACAATCTCATTAATCTTTTTACTATCAGGAGTGGGTATTTTAATGACTTTTTATGTTATACATGTTTTTTTTGAATGGCAATTTACTGATGGCAAAGATATTTTCAATTGGGTGGGATTAGTAGTTGAAATTGGCATAGCATTAGGAATTATTATTGCAGTGTGGTATTATACAAGAAATGAACAAACAAAAACCAAAAATTTAATTTCAAATATTCATGAAATTACAGAAAAACTAGACCGTGTGATTGCAGAACAAAACAAATTACAAAGTTCACGGAAACAATTCCTTCATGAATCATGTTTGGTAATTTAATTAGTATTTTAAATTCGGCATATAATATTAGTCAAAATAAACCGATTCGTACTATTACTTGGCCTAATGGTAAGAAAGCAATCGAGTTAGATGAGTATCAATCCCTTCATAACATGGCAGATGTTTTGAATGAAAGAATTTCACAATTTGGAAAATTAATGGAACCTGAACTATATGCTTCTGTAAGTACTGTACGTAATTTACTCAAAGAAAGGAATATGGGTAAAGAAAATATGGATTTCATTATTCAGCAATCAAAAAGAAGTATTAATGCCATAGACACATCATTGTTTTCAAAAGATCACATTATTGGAACTGAGATTTTAGAAAAAGTTTGACAATCCAAGGAAAAAATAATCATTACAACATAAAACTACGAGGTTATGGTCATTCTATTTCTGTAAAAAATTCAAAATTAATTCTAAAGAATGGCAGACAGGACATTACTGGTGAACAAGAATCCGAATCATGGTTTGTCAAAAACATGCCATATGAAAAAATAATTCTATCAGGTAAAGGGTATGTATCCACAGAAGCATTATCACTACTTTCTCAAAATAATCGAAATGTAATTCTAGTTGACACTTATGGTAAACCTGTGACTTATTGCAACTCTATGATGGATTCTCTAACTGGAACAAAATATAGAATTGCACAATACGATACGTTTAGAGACCCTGAAAAATGTGAGTATCTGACGAAGCAAATTCTAACAGCAAAAAAAGAATCACAACTAAAGTTATTACGATTAATTGGTAGTGACATTACCTCTCTACCTGAAAAAGAAAACTCTGCAGGACGAGTCTATTTCAAAGAATTTGGTAAATTCATTCCTGAAAGGTACGGGTTTAATTCCAGAAATAATCATTCATACGTAATTCCAAGAACAATGCAACTGATATCATCAATGCTTTGTTAAATTATGGGTATTCCGTTCTAGCAGGGGAAATTTCAAAATTTGTTTGTGGGTTTGGATTAGACCCTTACTTTGGATTCATGCATAAATCTCATACGGGATTTCAACCACTAGTTTATGATATAATAGAACCATTTAGATGGATGGTGGATTATACGGTATTCCAAATAGCAAATAATTCAAGCAAAAGACACAGAATCAAACTCAAAGAATTTGTCCATACAAGAGAAGGAAATGTTGTGATGGATGGTTCTTTGATAAGACGATTTTTAGAAATATTGGATAGGCAGATTCGGCAAGAAAGAAAGTATGATTTTAGGCACGGAAAGAAAACTGAAGATGGATTGAAATCGGTTCAAGAGATTACAATTGTGAAGATTATGATTCAGAGATTGGCTGAATTTTGTTTAAACAATTCCACTCACTCACAAATTTACACTAGTGTGTTCTCCTCTTGATTTCATCATATGATGTAATAAATCGCCACTAGACCACTGGAGTAATTTTTCATCATGTTCATATTTTTTTAATGTAGATAATTTTTCATTTTTATATTCTTCTTTATCTACTTTGAAAATTTTGATATCGTCTGTATCTGATGACCTATATTCTGTGAATAAATGTCCACTTCTCCTCCAATTAGGTTTCGGATCATCTAATGAATATCTCACTAAAACAGATACTGGAGATAACCATTTTTGTACATACTTATCTTCAATGTTAAATTTTTTGATCAGATATCGTTTAGACTCAATTTCTTCTTTAACCCACGTTCTAATTTCTTCATCGGTAAGATTACTTGCGTCAAACATTGGACAATGTGCTTTTTTATTAAATTCATTTATTATCCTTTCAACATTTTGTAATGCAGAATAAAATGGATGTTTTAATGTTGACAAAATATTTTTACTCCAACTAAAAGATGTTCGTAAAAGGTTGTATCGTTCTGGAAGATTCTTTATTTCGTTATACAAGTTTTCAATCATTGGAATTTTATCCATAATTCTAATCTCAACTTTATCTTTATCTTCTGACAAATACTGTGCTGTTAATATCATATCTAATTTACGGTTGATTAAAATCAGATAATGTTTAGGTTTATTCCAAGTTGAATCAGCTAACTCTATTCTTGGAATTTGTTTTAAAATTTCATGATTAGCATCAATATAATCTTCATACCATTTTTGTAACAATTGTTTAGAATCGTCAACGGATTGTGTAGACTCAGGTATTGTTTTCTTTTTTATAGATTCTTTCAGATTACTGGCTTCAGTAAAAAGTGGGAAAAGTGGTATCGGTGCTATTGGAATACGTTCTAAAACACTTATGCAAATCCCAATGTTTTGTAACTCTTTTTGAATATTTTTTAAATAATCATAAATTTTATCAGAATTATCAGTTACTTCCATAATGCATGAATATACATTATCTTCAATCCATGTTTTGATGAAGAATCCTTTTGGTGTATACATTCCTTTGGAGAGGGAGGTGAAAGAATCATCATAATTTGTGTATGTGCCTCTAGGCGATCCACTTTGTGGAATCAAGATATCATAGAAAAATATGGATTCTAATGGCAAATGTATGTTAAGATACACATGATTTATCAAATATGATGACAGATTATCATGTTCAGAAGGAATTGTAAATTCTACATCTCCCTCAATTAAATTATTTTGTATTAGAATGTCTAGATGGTTTGTTATTGTGTCATTATGTATTTTAATTTCTTCAACGGTTAATGGTTGGGGTTGTTTACCAAAACTATTTTTAGAATCCAACAATAAGATCGACGTTAAGAATTTTTGAGACACTTTGGTTTTATTGAAAGATTTTTGAATGCTATTAATAGCTGAAAGAGTTTTCCAAACATCTCTCTCAAAATCCAGATGATCGTATTTTGGTATGCCTATTTTCATTTTTTTATCACCCTCACACTTGTAGGATCAACCTTAACATCTATCAGTAGAGGATTACAAATTTTCTTGATAGATTCTTCCAATGTTTCTGAACTAGTAACATTATATTGTATTGGAAGTGGGATTGTAATTCTACCTCCTTTGTTTAGAATAATTTCAATATACACTTTCAATTCCCCAGTATGTACTTTAAATAATTCCGATAGTTCTAGTAATGTTTTTGAATCTAGATGATCTTCATCACATTCTATTCTTACTATTCCTGATGGTTCTATATCTGATTTAATGTACATTCCAGATGCATAGTCTTTTAGTTGTACGTGTGAAAATGGCATTCTATAATCATCAAAAATGGATTTTACTGACTGTAATTCATTTTTTATTTCCTCTTGTACCCAATGAACAAGTTTGTATTGTTCTATCAATTCTTCCAATCTCTGTCCAAACGTTGTAACAATATCAATAGAAGCGTATGTACGATTAAATTCTACTGCATTAACGAATGTATGTTTTTCCCAATGCTCTCGTGATTTTTCAGGAATAACATCATCAAATAATTCAAATATTGTTTCTGGTGCTCGTCTATGATCAATATCTAATGAATCTGCTATTCTCAATATCGCAGATAATAAACGAGATTTTATACCTTCTCCATTTAATGAACTCTCTTTTGCAATACTTTCTAAATCAATTTTCCTACTATGTCCTGCACAAATACTGACCAGAAGGGTTTCTTCAGAATTATCCATTTTACTAATTTGACCTTTTTCTACTAGTTTTTCAATTACGTCTTTAACTCGTGCATGGTGATGGTTTCTGGCATCTTCTGGAGATTCATCTTCTTTTCTTCCCAACCACAATCCAATGTCATGAAACCAAATGGATAAAAGTGCAAGATAAATTTCACAACAGGATAGTTCTATTCCAGATTCTTCAATCATTTTTGAATAATTATTTTCAATTCTTTCAAAATGTTCTTTACCATGATCATTATAATATGCCCCCTGTACATTTAGAACGCTTTTTTCAAATGGTATTTGACTTGTCACAACTTTTTCAAGTACTTCTTTTATCACTTCGAATTTAGAGTATTTGCAAACAGAACTGTCTCCGCAATCTTTTAGTTTTTTTTCTAATGGATGTGCCATACCCAACAAACAAAATCCTATTTTGATACTATAAGACTTTTCATAACTTACTTTCATGAAAATGTTCATTTTCGTCATATCTATTCCAAATAACATTATTTTTTGAGATAATATCACCTACCAAATCAATAGGAATAGGCACGGAATCACAGAATTTCTTCTCATTTAGTGATTCTAATTCAGAAAACCACATTCTCTTTCTGTCGGAATTTAACCCAATTTTTTTATCATAAATTTCAATTTTCCCAACATCAGTAATTTTGTCATATCTAATACCACCTTTGATGTGAGTTGTTTTGGTAGTCTGTACTGTAATGTAGAGTTGTCCTTTTTTGTTAATTTTAACCCCCAAATGCTCAATCTCTATTTTTCTTTCAGTATCATATCCAATTCCACGATTTTTCCAAACTCCATTGATAAAATAAAATCCATTTGATAGAAAAAATGTGTCATTGCCATATTTGTCTAGTTTCATTTCTCCTAATTTCTTGCTGTTCAAATTTTGAATCTTTTTTCTACATGCAACTGAATCAGTTGCAAAGGCCACAACATCTTTTTCTAAATCATTATCTCTGACAAACTTGTATAGTTGTGCTCTTGCAAAACCAGTAATATAAGATGACATTATTGGATTAAACAAATTTCCCATGACGCCGTTTGTTCTCTGAGCCATCTTGCCATATACAGAGTTTAGAATTATTTTGATTGCCCTCTCTAATACATTTTGTTCTTTTTGTAATTGTAGTCTTTTTTGATATTGTGAATTGATAAAGTCTTTAAATGGATATGTAGTATTTTGATTTGCAATGAATTGTTGTGACTCTATAATTTTGTATTTAATTCTAGGATCATCTACTACTGCTTTGAGTTCTTCTAGTGTTACAAATGTTTCAAACTCTCCTGATGGATAAATGATTCTGTTATTTTTTGTTCTAAATGGAAATGGAGATATCTTGACTTGATCAGATACAAATGCTCTGATGTGAAAGA
This genomic window from Nitrosopumilus ureiphilus contains:
- a CDS encoding CRISPR-associated endonuclease Cas1, encoding MLNYGYSVLAGEISKFVCGFGLDPYFGFMHKSHTGFQPLVYDIIEPFRWMVDYTVFQIANNSSKRHRIKLKEFVHTREGNVVMDGSLIRRFLEILDRQIRQERKYDFRHGKKTEDGLKSVQEITIVKIMIQRLAEFCLNNSTHSQIYTSVFSS
- a CDS encoding tyrosine-type recombinase/integrase produces the protein MARLKQNAGPSMDLYKLDRQLDRIWGQIRSELSKQDTKLLDDYDTEMVNVGLGKATRLKHLKVLLSLSRRTIKNWNKMTVNDISSLVKKIMDTYGDANGAETESSRDFKKVLKIFFRWHKLGSREYKEVGDPPETARIRLKKPKDKIARENLLDEDDRTRLLHACGENLRDKAFIDVHSEAGTRPGEILSLRLGHVKFDEYGAIIHVDGKTGARPIRLVTSTPNLSAWINSHPLRDDPEAPLWILLDKDNYGNPMTYPAATEMISRRCKIAHITKRVNLKLFRHSEATATAKFLTESEMRKRHGWTNSSNMTSKYVHLVDSDVEEKILSHYGIIKKDDDQNDLPKTCHICETRNSSHSVTCSKCGRPLNLKTALELDVREQKIDEKLESLSKTVEENKLVMMHFSKLFASSPPKFPNNDEGYLISQVLKFMGYEEIHKKAEEKLATLYPYPYPS
- a CDS encoding DNA polymerase, whose amino-acid sequence is MPTTNATISKKQLTIRKGNHSISCYDIAQYYDNKPLKVAYSEHIKKPLDQRYIDTKNQRKNFSLRYFLRNKKKIRDYCLMDCIMTRELADYWLDTFFNAYKFYTANWVSSGYLAEKVLIYNDVDIPRFVDSAYEIQDLAWKSFYGGRFELIQRGFIGECYIYDINSAYPYALTFLPDITNGKWIHSTRINPKASIGFFHIRAFVSDQVKISPFPFRTKNNRIIYPSGEFETFVTLEELKAVVDDPRIKYKIIESQQFIANQNTTYPFKDFINSQYQKRLQLQKEQNVLERAIKIILNSVYGKMAQRTNGVMGNLFNPIMSSYITGFARAQLYKFVRDNDLEKDVVAFATDSVACRKKIQNLNSKKLGEMKLDKYGNDTFFLSNGFYFINGVWKNRGIGYDTERKIEIEHLGVKINKKGQLYITVQTTKTTHIKGGIRYDKITDVGKIEIYDKKIGLNSDRKRMWFSELESLNEKKFCDSVPIPIDLVGDIISKNNVIWNRYDENEHFHESKL
- the fsa gene encoding fructose-6-phosphate aldolase; amino-acid sequence: MKIFLDTANLDSIKKFNDMGLLDGITTNPSLMSKEGGNPKDAMEEITKIIKGDVSLEVVSTEYSGMIEEGKRLREYGDNVVVKVPMTPDGLKACKSLSSEGIPVNVTLIFSANQALLAAKSGAKYVSPFIGRLDDVGQDGMNLIKEIKEIFKNYPNLKTQILVASVRHPVHVIDAAKIGADVVTLPPAVLDKMLQHPLTKIGLENFLADWEKLKAGNPDIEI
- a CDS encoding magnesium transporter CorA family protein, whose protein sequence is MKKGFITKKLRTGKRPQEEDVNARKMEKIQGGKFTWLDLQNPDRGHMEQIAKDHNLNTLNVEDCLTKFELPKLDSYDNHFFVILHFPPLSQKVGISKNSQLSIFVGKDFLITVHQGDLNPLVELVELCISDSDLERKRRLLGKSPGHLLHEIIDVLVDDLLHTSRKIIANLDEMEDRVFDERKSVARSISLLRREINRLRRIANPLKKFVLEIAKNIDRYSDREIEELTLYFDDVIDHIDKVIETLEESRETMEIYKDTDFVLSTEKTNKVLGVLTIIFTLAIPATVIGTFYGMNVNLPGGIGDNPMFLGPFTTFIIVILASAIPAILMFAYFRKLGWISS
- a CDS encoding HD domain-containing protein, with the translated sequence MTKMNIFMKVSYEKSYSIKIGFCLLGMAHPLEKKLKDCGDSSVCKYSKFEVIKEVLEKVVTSQIPFEKSVLNVQGAYYNDHGKEHFERIENNYSKMIEESGIELSCCEIYLALLSIWFHDIGLWLGRKEDESPEDARNHHHARVKDVIEKLVEKGQISKMDNSEETLLVSICAGHSRKIDLESIAKESSLNGEGIKSRLLSAILRIADSLDIDHRRAPETIFELFDDVIPEKSREHWEKHTFVNAVEFNRTYASIDIVTTFGQRLEELIEQYKLVHWVQEEIKNELQSVKSIFDDYRMPFSHVQLKDYASGMYIKSDIEPSGIVRIECDEDHLDSKTLLELSELFKVHTGELKVYIEIILNKGGRITIPLPIQYNVTSSETLEESIKKICNPLLIDVKVDPTSVRVIKK
- a CDS encoding CRISPR-associated endonuclease Cas1, whose product is MTIQGKNNHYNIKLRGYGHSISVKNSKLILKNGRQDITGEQESESWFVKNMPYEKIILSGKGYVSTEALSLLSQNNRNVILVDTYGKPVTYCNSMMDSLTGTKYRIAQYDTFRDPEKCEYLTKQILTAKKESQLKLLRLIGSDITSLPEKENSAGRVYFKEFGKFIPERYGFNSRNNHSYVIPRTMQLISSMLC